A single region of the Nicotiana sylvestris chromosome 6, ASM39365v2, whole genome shotgun sequence genome encodes:
- the LOC104237329 gene encoding uncharacterized protein, giving the protein MLKQIQVNIPLIDALKEILGSAKMMKDLMSRKFDFQDVATVTLTQTCSVVVTRPIAEKLYDPGSFTIPCIIGNFAFSKALCDLGESINLMPLAIYKSRGIGKSRPTSMLLQLADRTVKRPSGILDDVLVQVGRFVFPADFVILDCRVDEEIPIILGRPFLATRTALIDCETGELKMRLNDEEITFNV; this is encoded by the coding sequence atgttgaagcaaattcaggtaaacattccattgattgatgcATTAAAGGAAATACTCGGGTCTGCAaagatgatgaaggacttgatgtcccgcaAGTTTGACTTCCAAGACGTGGCCACAGTTACACTAACTCAGACCTGCAGTGTTGTTGTGACGAGACCAATAGCTGAGAAGTTGTATGACCCAGGGAGTTTCACAATCCCTTGCATAATAGGCAACTTTGCATTTTCTAAGGCACTGTGTGATCTGGGAGAAAGCATAAACCTTATGCCCCTAGCTATCTACAAAAGTCGAGGCATTGGAAAATCTAGACCCACGTCTATGCTACTACAGCTGGCTGACCGAACTGTGAAAAGGCCCTCCGGGATTCTAGATGATGTATTGGTGCAGGTTGGGAGGTTTGTGTTTCCAGCAGATTTCGTCATCCTTGACTGTCGAGTTGACgaggaaattcccataattttgggaagaccattcttggccactAGGACAGCTCTAATTGATTGTGAAACTGGAGAGCTCAAAATGAGATTGAACgatgaagagataacattcaacGTGTAG